From the genome of Pseudomonas sp. AB6, one region includes:
- a CDS encoding glycosyl hydrolase family 17 protein: MQVTCRPSPYFGPVMPAISRFPVAPYLFACVLALIAMSGFWYGLGKPVILPDAATPTHKLQCASYTPFDKDQSPFDQPFKLRPERMDADLALLAKNFQCIRTYSMTGLEDIPTLARKHGLKLMIGAWVNANPVDTAIEIKALIASANTNADVVTTVIVGNETLLRKEVTGAQLVKLIREVKSQVKQPVTYADVWDFWLQYPEVAPAVDFLTIHLLPYWEDNPSGIDDALQHVAQVRETFGKRFAPKDIMIGETGWPSEGRQRETALPSRANEARFIRGFVAMAEKNGWRYNLIEAFDQPWKRAAEGAVGGYWGLFDADRQEKGVLAGPVSNLTYWPFWLSISGALFVLTLVVAGRVSTTRSALVLPLLAALGACCIGTWGELARVTARFAGEWVWATALVGLNLMVLAHAALTLSAKDGWRGRAFIWFQARAGWWVAATGFVAAVMMLALVFDARYRSFPTAALLLPAVFYLFRPVAVPRREIALLTFIVGAGIAPQLYQEGLLNQQAWGWALVSLLATAALWRCLRVRNRPL; encoded by the coding sequence ATACAGGTAACATGCCGGCCTTCGCCCTATTTCGGCCCCGTCATGCCCGCCATTTCACGCTTTCCCGTTGCACCCTATCTATTCGCCTGTGTACTGGCCCTGATCGCCATGAGTGGCTTTTGGTACGGTTTGGGCAAGCCGGTTATCCTGCCCGACGCCGCCACCCCTACGCATAAATTGCAATGCGCGTCGTACACCCCCTTCGATAAAGACCAATCGCCGTTCGATCAACCATTCAAGCTGCGCCCAGAGCGGATGGACGCCGACCTTGCGCTGCTTGCGAAAAACTTCCAATGCATTCGCACCTACTCAATGACTGGTCTGGAAGACATTCCTACGCTGGCGCGTAAACACGGCTTGAAATTGATGATTGGAGCCTGGGTCAATGCTAATCCGGTGGACACCGCAATAGAGATCAAAGCGCTGATCGCTTCGGCTAATACCAACGCTGATGTGGTGACGACGGTAATCGTTGGTAACGAAACCTTACTGCGTAAGGAAGTGACCGGCGCGCAGTTGGTCAAACTCATCCGGGAGGTCAAAAGCCAAGTCAAGCAGCCGGTCACCTACGCCGACGTTTGGGACTTTTGGCTGCAATACCCGGAAGTCGCTCCAGCGGTGGATTTCCTGACGATTCACCTGTTGCCGTACTGGGAAGACAATCCAAGTGGCATTGATGATGCGTTGCAACATGTCGCGCAAGTTCGTGAAACCTTCGGCAAACGCTTTGCCCCCAAAGACATCATGATTGGGGAGACCGGCTGGCCCAGCGAAGGCCGCCAACGAGAAACAGCGCTACCCAGCCGAGCTAACGAAGCACGCTTTATTCGTGGCTTTGTCGCTATGGCAGAAAAGAACGGTTGGCGTTACAACTTGATCGAAGCCTTCGACCAACCCTGGAAGCGCGCCGCCGAAGGCGCGGTGGGTGGTTACTGGGGATTGTTCGACGCAGATCGTCAAGAAAAAGGGGTGCTCGCAGGCCCGGTATCGAATCTGACGTATTGGCCGTTTTGGCTGTCGATCAGTGGCGCACTATTCGTTTTGACCCTGGTGGTGGCCGGACGGGTGTCGACCACCCGTTCAGCGCTGGTCTTGCCATTGCTGGCCGCGTTGGGCGCTTGCTGCATTGGCACTTGGGGTGAGTTGGCGCGGGTCACCGCCCGCTTTGCCGGGGAGTGGGTCTGGGCGACAGCGTTAGTCGGATTGAATCTGATGGTGCTCGCCCACGCGGCGTTGACGCTTTCGGCAAAAGACGGCTGGCGGGGACGTGCATTCATCTGGTTCCAAGCTCGCGCTGGTTGGTGGGTAGCGGCTACAGGCTTTGTCGCGGCCGTTATGATGTTGGCGCTGGTGTTCGACGCGCGTTACCGCAGCTTCCCAACAGCGGCGCTGTTGCTCCCGGCGGTGTTCTATCTATTTCGGCCGGTGGCAGTGCCACGCAGAGAGATTGCCCTGCTGACGTTTATCGTCGGTGCAGGTATCGCGCCGCAGTTGTACCAAGAAGGGTTGCTCAACCAACAGGCTTGGGGTTGGGCGCTGGTCAGCCTGCTTGCTACCGCCGCACTCTGGCGCTGCCTGCGAGTGCGTAACCGACCTTTGTGA
- a CDS encoding SDR family oxidoreductase, which translates to MQNRMMITGAGSGLGREIALRWAREGWQLALSDVSEPGLQETLKLVREAGGDGFVQRCDVRDYSQLTAFAQACEKKLGGIDIIVNNAGVASGGFFAELSLEDWDWQIAINLMGVVKGCKAFLPLLESSKGKIINIASMAALMQGPAMSNYNVAKAGVVALSESLLIELRHQDVSVHVVCPSFFQTNLLDSFRGPTPAMKAQVGKLLESSPISASDIADYIFKQVAKGEFMILPHEQGRMAWQLKQKTPQLMYDEMASMSDKMRAKL; encoded by the coding sequence ATGCAAAATCGCATGATGATCACCGGTGCCGGGTCGGGCCTGGGTCGTGAAATCGCGCTGCGCTGGGCCCGCGAAGGCTGGCAATTGGCGTTGTCGGATGTCAGCGAACCCGGCCTGCAGGAAACCCTGAAATTAGTGCGCGAGGCAGGCGGTGACGGGTTTGTACAGCGCTGTGACGTTCGCGATTACAGCCAACTTACGGCTTTTGCCCAAGCGTGTGAAAAGAAACTCGGTGGCATCGACATCATCGTCAATAACGCCGGTGTAGCATCCGGTGGGTTCTTCGCCGAGTTGTCGTTGGAAGATTGGGACTGGCAGATTGCGATCAACCTGATGGGAGTGGTCAAAGGCTGCAAAGCATTCTTGCCGCTGCTGGAGTCGAGTAAAGGCAAAATTATTAACATCGCGTCAATGGCGGCGTTAATGCAGGGCCCTGCCATGAGCAACTACAACGTAGCCAAAGCCGGTGTAGTAGCATTGTCGGAAAGTTTGCTGATTGAGTTGCGGCATCAGGATGTGAGTGTGCATGTGGTGTGCCCGTCGTTTTTCCAGACCAACTTGCTTGATTCTTTTCGGGGCCCGACACCGGCGATGAAAGCCCAAGTGGGCAAGTTGCTGGAAAGCTCTCCGATCAGCGCCAGCGATATCGCGGACTACATCTTCAAACAAGTCGCCAAAGGCGAATTCATGATTTTGCCCCACGAACAAGGGCGCATGGCATGGCAATTGAAGCAGAAAACCCCGCAGCTGATGTACGACGAAATGGCCTCGATGTCGGACAAAATGCGGGCGAAGTTGTAA
- a CDS encoding DUF2784 domain-containing protein codes for MVYRLAADAVMVLHLLFIAFVVTGGVLIIRWRWLMALHVPAVVWGAVVEFFHLYCPLTPLENALRLRAGEQGYNGDFIEHYLIALIYPAGLTPQLQLGLGAIVVVINAAVYVWVLCAYRSRHKAL; via the coding sequence ATGGTTTATCGCTTGGCGGCCGACGCGGTAATGGTCTTACACCTTTTGTTCATCGCTTTTGTGGTAACGGGTGGCGTGCTGATCATTCGTTGGCGCTGGTTGATGGCATTACACGTCCCGGCCGTCGTGTGGGGTGCGGTAGTGGAATTCTTTCACCTGTATTGCCCCCTTACTCCACTTGAAAACGCGTTACGGTTGCGGGCCGGTGAGCAGGGCTATAACGGCGACTTCATCGAGCATTACTTGATTGCGCTGATATATCCAGCAGGCCTCACGCCGCAGTTACAGCTAGGGTTGGGCGCTATCGTAGTGGTGATAAATGCGGCGGTGTATGTTTGGGTTTTATGTGCCTACCGGTCTCGGCACAAAGCCTTATAA
- a CDS encoding DUF485 domain-containing protein, with amino-acid sequence MNDSIYLSIQNSPLFKELVSKRERFAWILSAIMLGLYAAFIFLIAYGPHVLGAKISPGSSITWGIPIGVGLILSAFVLTAIYVHRANGEFDDLNKAILKEAQQ; translated from the coding sequence ATGAACGACAGCATTTACCTCTCGATTCAAAACAGCCCGCTTTTCAAGGAGCTGGTTTCGAAGAGAGAACGTTTCGCCTGGATACTCTCGGCGATCATGCTCGGGCTTTACGCCGCCTTCATCTTTCTAATTGCTTATGGGCCGCATGTACTCGGGGCGAAAATAAGTCCTGGTTCATCGATCACGTGGGGAATCCCCATCGGTGTAGGGCTGATTCTTTCAGCGTTTGTACTGACCGCGATCTACGTTCACCGCGCTAATGGTGAATTTGACGACCTCAACAAGGCAATTCTCAAGGAGGCTCAGCAATGA
- the csrA gene encoding carbon storage regulator CsrA — translation MLVLTREVGETFSIGNNITVQILAVNGNQVRLGITAPKDVKVNRMEVHYRISRRLAAEKASLPPTP, via the coding sequence ATGCTTGTATTAACACGAGAGGTTGGCGAGACCTTTTCCATTGGCAACAACATCACCGTGCAGATTCTGGCGGTGAACGGCAATCAAGTTCGACTCGGAATCACTGCACCCAAGGACGTGAAGGTCAATCGAATGGAGGTGCACTACCGCATCTCCCGACGGCTGGCGGCGGAGAAAGCATCATTGCCACCCACCCCTTGA
- a CDS encoding osmoprotectant NAGGN system M42 family peptidase yields the protein MTPANIPEPDLKYLQKVLLEMLAIPSPTGFTDTIVRYIAERLEELGIPFELTRRGTIRATLKGKQNSPDRAVSAHLDTIGATVRAVQDNGRLSLAAIGCWSSRFAEGSRVSVFTDTGVIRGSVLPLMASGHAFNTAVDEMPISWDHVELRLDAYSATRADCESLGVNIGDFVAFDPLPEFTESGHISARHLDDKAGVAALLTALKAIVDSGAEPLIDCHPLFTITEEIGTGAAGVLPWDVSEFVGIDIAPVAPGQHSNEHAVSVAMQDSGGPYDYHLSRHLLQLGLENELPIRRDVFRYYFSDAHSAVTAGHDIRTALLAFGCDATHGYERTHIDSLSALSRLLGAYILSPPVFASDAQPAKSSLERFSHQIEHDAQMESDTRVPAVESLVGQRTEET from the coding sequence ATGACACCTGCAAACATCCCCGAACCGGATCTGAAGTACCTGCAGAAAGTCCTGCTGGAAATGCTCGCGATTCCCAGCCCCACGGGATTCACCGACACCATAGTGCGTTACATCGCCGAGCGCCTTGAAGAACTGGGTATTCCATTCGAATTGACCCGGCGCGGGACGATTCGCGCCACATTAAAGGGTAAGCAAAACAGCCCGGACCGTGCAGTCTCTGCGCACTTGGACACCATCGGTGCCACGGTCCGGGCGGTGCAAGACAATGGACGTCTTTCGCTGGCGGCGATTGGCTGCTGGTCCAGCCGTTTTGCCGAAGGCAGTCGCGTCAGCGTATTCACTGACACCGGGGTTATTCGCGGCAGTGTCTTGCCGTTGATGGCGTCCGGACACGCCTTCAACACTGCGGTGGATGAGATGCCGATCAGTTGGGACCATGTCGAATTACGCCTGGATGCTTACAGTGCGACCCGCGCCGATTGCGAGTCTCTAGGCGTCAATATTGGGGATTTCGTGGCCTTCGACCCGCTGCCGGAGTTCACCGAAAGCGGCCACATCAGTGCCCGTCATCTGGATGACAAAGCCGGCGTCGCGGCCTTGTTGACCGCCTTGAAGGCGATCGTCGACAGCGGCGCCGAACCCCTTATTGATTGCCATCCCCTGTTCACCATTACTGAAGAAATCGGCACCGGCGCAGCGGGGGTGTTGCCCTGGGACGTGAGTGAATTCGTCGGTATCGACATCGCTCCCGTCGCACCCGGCCAGCATTCCAATGAACACGCGGTCAGCGTGGCCATGCAGGATTCCGGCGGCCCCTACGATTACCACTTGTCCCGGCACTTGCTGCAACTGGGCCTCGAAAATGAACTGCCGATTCGTCGTGACGTGTTCCGCTATTACTTCAGCGACGCTCATTCAGCGGTCACGGCCGGGCATGACATCCGCACCGCCCTTCTCGCTTTTGGCTGCGATGCAACCCACGGCTATGAGCGCACGCACATCGACAGCCTCAGTGCATTGAGCCGATTGTTGGGGGCTTACATCCTCAGCCCACCGGTATTTGCCAGCGACGCGCAACCGGCGAAAAGCTCTCTGGAGCGCTTCAGCCATCAGATAGAACACGATGCGCAGATGGAATCCGATACCCGCGTACCGGCCGTGGAAAGCCTGGTCGGACAGCGGACAGAAGAGACATAA
- a CDS encoding DUF3309 family protein, which yields MGIGTILIIILILLLVGGLPVFPHSRSWGYGPSGIIGTVLVILLILVLLGRI from the coding sequence ATGGGCATCGGCACTATTCTTATCATCATCCTGATCCTCCTGCTCGTTGGCGGTCTACCAGTATTTCCACACTCCAGAAGCTGGGGTTATGGTCCTTCGGGCATCATCGGTACGGTCTTGGTCATCTTATTGATATTGGTCTTGCTCGGCAGGATTTAG
- a CDS encoding VacJ family lipoprotein, with amino-acid sequence MAKRLLFIAALLCAGVAHAADVTPAAHPATVARASDPDGFTEPLKSLKFNPGLDQREFERATLNALNVYDPIESWNRRVYHFNYRFDEWVFLPVVNGYKYVTPSFLRAGVSNFFGNLGDISNLLNSLFQFKGHRSLQTTGRLLLNTTIGIAGLWDPATAMGLPRQAEDFGQTLGFYGVPEGPYLVLPLLGPSNLRDTGGLVFDFTAESQINFLNVSQVSTNHPEIYLLRAIDKRYTTSFRYGSLNSPFEYEKVRYVYTQARKLQIAE; translated from the coding sequence GTGGCTAAACGTCTTTTGTTTATCGCTGCCCTGCTGTGCGCAGGCGTCGCTCATGCGGCCGATGTCACCCCGGCCGCGCATCCGGCGACCGTGGCCAGAGCCTCTGACCCGGACGGTTTTACCGAGCCGTTGAAGTCACTTAAATTCAACCCTGGGCTGGACCAGCGCGAGTTCGAACGGGCCACCCTCAACGCACTCAATGTCTACGATCCCATTGAGTCGTGGAACCGCCGGGTTTACCACTTCAACTATCGCTTTGATGAGTGGGTGTTCTTGCCGGTGGTGAATGGCTATAAATACGTTACCCCGAGCTTCTTGCGCGCAGGCGTTAGCAACTTCTTCGGCAACTTGGGTGATATCTCCAACTTGCTGAACAGCCTGTTCCAGTTCAAGGGCCACCGTTCGCTCCAAACCACAGGGCGCCTGTTGCTTAACACCACCATTGGGATTGCAGGGTTGTGGGACCCTGCAACGGCGATGGGATTGCCGCGCCAGGCCGAGGACTTCGGCCAAACCTTGGGCTTCTATGGAGTCCCAGAGGGTCCTTATCTAGTGCTGCCATTACTGGGTCCATCAAACTTGCGTGACACCGGTGGCCTGGTGTTCGACTTCACCGCCGAATCGCAGATCAACTTCCTGAATGTGTCACAGGTCAGCACGAACCATCCGGAAATCTACCTGCTGCGCGCTATCGACAAGCGTTACACCACCTCGTTCCGTTATGGATCGCTGAACTCGCCGTTCGAGTACGAGAAAGTACGCTACGTTTATACCCAAGCGCGTAAGTTGCAGATAGCAGAATAA
- a CDS encoding glycine betaine ABC transporter substrate-binding protein: MKMRLILGAGAALALAISSTLALADAKPELSIGYVDGWSDSVATTNVAAQVIEQKLGYPVKLQAVATGIMWQGIATGKLDAMLSAWLPVTHGEYWTKNKDLVVDYGPNFKDAKIGLIVPEYVKANSIADLKTDTSFKNKIVGIDAGSGVMLKTDQAIKDYDLTGYKLQASSGAAMISELTRAENKHESIAVTGWVPHWMFAKWKLKFLEDPKGVYGAAETVDSIGSLGLEKKAPEVVAFLKKFQWASKDEIGEVMLAIQDGAKPEAAAKDWVAKHPDRVAEWTK; the protein is encoded by the coding sequence ATGAAGATGCGACTAATCCTTGGCGCAGGTGCTGCTTTGGCACTGGCGATCAGCTCCACTCTGGCCCTTGCAGATGCAAAACCCGAACTTTCCATCGGCTATGTTGATGGCTGGTCCGACAGCGTTGCGACCACCAACGTAGCCGCCCAGGTGATTGAGCAAAAGCTCGGTTATCCAGTCAAACTTCAAGCAGTTGCGACCGGGATCATGTGGCAAGGTATTGCTACTGGAAAACTCGACGCCATGCTTTCGGCTTGGCTGCCCGTGACTCACGGGGAATATTGGACCAAGAACAAGGACTTGGTTGTCGATTACGGTCCTAATTTCAAAGACGCAAAAATCGGTCTAATCGTTCCTGAGTACGTAAAAGCCAATAGCATCGCCGACCTGAAAACGGACACCTCCTTCAAAAACAAAATCGTCGGGATCGACGCCGGTTCGGGTGTGATGCTCAAAACCGATCAGGCGATCAAAGACTACGACCTGACCGGCTACAAACTGCAGGCTAGCTCCGGTGCTGCCATGATTTCTGAACTGACCCGTGCGGAAAACAAACATGAATCCATCGCCGTGACCGGCTGGGTTCCGCACTGGATGTTTGCCAAGTGGAAGTTGAAGTTCCTTGAAGATCCAAAAGGTGTTTATGGCGCTGCTGAGACGGTTGACAGCATCGGTAGCCTGGGCCTTGAGAAGAAAGCACCTGAAGTGGTCGCGTTCCTGAAAAAATTCCAATGGGCTTCTAAAGATGAAATCGGTGAAGTCATGCTCGCTATTCAAGACGGCGCCAAGCCTGAAGCCGCCGCCAAGGACTGGGTTGCCAAGCATCCGGATCGTGTTGCTGAGTGGACCAAGTAA
- a CDS encoding YnfA family protein — protein sequence MLNYLWFFLAALFEIAGCYAFWAWLRLGKSVLWVIPALVSLTLFALLLTRVEATYAGRAYAAYGGIYIVASIGWLGLIERVRPLTSDWLGAALCVIGASVILFGPRLSQS from the coding sequence GTGCTCAATTACCTTTGGTTTTTCCTCGCAGCATTGTTCGAGATTGCTGGCTGTTATGCGTTCTGGGCGTGGTTACGGTTGGGCAAAAGCGTTCTATGGGTGATTCCGGCGCTAGTCAGCTTGACGCTGTTTGCCTTGCTACTGACGCGGGTCGAAGCGACGTATGCCGGTCGGGCCTACGCCGCGTATGGCGGAATCTACATCGTAGCGTCGATTGGCTGGCTGGGATTAATCGAGCGAGTTCGGCCGTTGACATCCGATTGGCTGGGCGCGGCGTTGTGTGTGATCGGCGCCAGCGTCATCCTGTTTGGCCCTCGACTCTCACAATCCTAG
- a CDS encoding serine/threonine protein kinase produces MPRFQRFAAFVGGLVLSASALAVDIDPATYGYPLTNPFEATIASTPPDLQPKLPADADINQSDYTLNLRPEREFTLPDNFWAVKKLHYRLAKQNHPAPLIFLIAGTGAPYTSTINEFLKKLYYGAGYNVVQLSSPTSYDFMSAASRFATPGVTKDDAEDLYRVMQAVRAQQPDLQITDYYLTGYSLGALDAAFVSHLDETRHSFNFKRVLLLNPPVNLYTSISNLDKLVQTEVKGINNSTTFYELVLGKLTRYFKQKGYIDLNDALLFDFQQSKQHLTNEQMAMLIGTSFRFSAADIAFTSDLINRRGLITPPKYPITEGTSLTPFLKRALQCDFDCYLTNQVIPMWRARTDGGSLLQLVDQVSLYALKDYLHNSPKIAVMHNADDVILGAGDLGFLRKTFGDRLTVYPYGGHCGNLNYRVNSDAMLEFFRG; encoded by the coding sequence ATGCCCCGTTTTCAGCGCTTCGCTGCCTTTGTCGGCGGCCTCGTTTTAAGTGCCTCTGCCTTGGCGGTTGATATTGACCCCGCCACCTATGGCTACCCTTTGACGAACCCGTTTGAAGCAACAATCGCCTCAACCCCACCAGATCTGCAACCAAAGCTCCCGGCCGATGCGGACATCAATCAGTCGGACTACACGCTCAACCTGCGTCCAGAGCGTGAGTTCACCCTACCGGATAACTTCTGGGCGGTTAAAAAACTGCATTACCGCCTGGCGAAGCAAAATCACCCTGCCCCTCTGATTTTTTTGATCGCAGGCACCGGGGCGCCCTACACCAGCACCATCAATGAGTTCCTGAAGAAGCTGTATTACGGCGCGGGCTATAACGTTGTGCAGTTATCGTCGCCGACCAGTTACGACTTTATGAGTGCGGCCTCACGATTCGCCACTCCGGGGGTGACCAAAGATGACGCCGAAGACCTGTACAGGGTCATGCAGGCTGTGCGTGCGCAACAACCGGACTTGCAGATCACCGATTATTACTTGACCGGCTACAGCCTGGGCGCACTGGACGCAGCGTTCGTCAGTCATTTGGACGAGACCCGCCATAGCTTCAACTTTAAGCGCGTGCTGCTGCTCAATCCGCCCGTCAACCTTTACACCTCGATCAGCAATCTAGACAAACTGGTACAGACCGAAGTTAAAGGCATCAACAACAGCACCACATTTTATGAGCTGGTGTTAGGCAAGCTGACCCGTTACTTCAAACAAAAAGGCTATATCGACCTTAACGATGCGCTGTTGTTTGATTTCCAACAATCCAAGCAACATTTGACCAATGAGCAGATGGCGATGCTGATCGGCACCTCATTTCGCTTCTCGGCTGCCGACATCGCCTTCACCTCTGACCTGATCAACCGTCGCGGGCTGATTACGCCGCCCAAATACCCGATCACCGAAGGCACCAGCCTGACGCCGTTTCTCAAACGTGCGTTGCAATGCGACTTCGATTGCTACCTGACCAACCAAGTGATTCCAATGTGGCGCGCCCGGACCGACGGCGGAAGCTTGTTGCAACTGGTCGATCAGGTCAGCCTGTATGCGCTTAAAGATTACCTGCACAACAGCCCGAAAATTGCGGTCATGCACAACGCTGACGACGTGATCCTGGGCGCTGGCGACCTCGGTTTTCTGCGCAAGACCTTCGGTGATCGTTTGACCGTTTACCCATACGGCGGCCATTGCGGCAACCTTAATTACCGCGTCAACAGCGACGCCATGCTGGAGTTTTTCCGTGGCTAA
- a CDS encoding YheU family protein, with amino-acid sequence MLIPYDQLEADTLTRLIEDFVTRDGTDNGDETPLETRVLRVRHALGKGQAVIVFEPESEQCQLMLKRDVPKEWLD; translated from the coding sequence ATGCTGATCCCCTACGACCAACTTGAAGCCGACACCCTCACTCGCTTGATCGAGGACTTCGTCACCCGTGACGGCACCGACAATGGCGACGAGACGCCGCTCGAAACCAGAGTACTCAGGGTGCGCCACGCACTGGGCAAAGGCCAGGCGGTGATCGTCTTCGAACCGGAAAGCGAGCAGTGCCAATTGATGCTCAAGCGCGACGTACCCAAAGAGTGGCTCGACTGA
- a CDS encoding cation acetate symporter gives MIRRLLAALGLAVFAPSLWAAEALTGAVQKQPLNVSAIVMFVLFVGITLCITYWASKRTKSAADYYAAGGKITGLQNGLAIAGDYMSAASFLGISALVYASGYDGLIYSIGFLVGWPIILFLIAERLRNLGKYTFADVASYRLKQKEIRTLSACGSLVVVAFYLIAQMVGAGKLIQLLFGLDYYVAVILVGILMCMYVLFGGMLATTWVQIIKAVLLLSGATFMAIMVMKHVNFDFNTLFSEAIKVHPKGEAIMSPGGLVKDPVSAISLGLALMFGTAGLPHILMRFFTVGDAKEARKSVLYATGFIGYFYILTFIIGFGAILLVSTNPTFKDAAGALLGGNNMAAIHLADAVGGSLFLGFISAVAFATILAVVAGLTLAGASAVSHDLYASVIKEGKANEKDEIRVSKITTIVLAVVAIGLGILFENQNIAFMVGLAFSIAASCNFPVLLLSMYWKNLTTRGAMIGGWMGLITAVGLMILGPTIWVQILHHATPVFPYEYPALFSIAISFAGIWFFSVTDKSKAAEGERALFFPQFVRSQTGLGATGAVSH, from the coding sequence ATGATCCGGCGTCTACTAGCGGCCCTTGGCCTGGCAGTATTCGCACCGAGCCTGTGGGCGGCCGAGGCCCTCACTGGAGCTGTGCAAAAACAACCCTTAAACGTATCGGCGATCGTCATGTTCGTCCTGTTCGTGGGTATCACCCTTTGCATTACTTATTGGGCTTCCAAGCGCACTAAGTCGGCAGCGGACTACTACGCAGCGGGCGGCAAAATCACCGGTTTGCAAAACGGCTTGGCCATCGCGGGCGACTACATGTCGGCGGCGTCCTTCCTGGGTATTTCCGCGCTGGTGTACGCCTCTGGCTATGACGGCTTGATCTACTCGATTGGCTTCCTGGTGGGTTGGCCGATCATTCTGTTCTTGATCGCCGAGCGCCTGCGTAACTTGGGCAAATACACGTTTGCTGACGTAGCGTCCTATCGCCTCAAGCAAAAAGAAATCCGCACCCTGTCCGCCTGCGGTTCGCTGGTGGTCGTTGCGTTCTACTTGATCGCGCAGATGGTTGGCGCCGGCAAGCTGATCCAGTTGCTGTTCGGACTTGACTACTATGTCGCGGTGATCCTGGTCGGAATTCTGATGTGCATGTACGTACTCTTTGGCGGCATGTTGGCCACCACGTGGGTACAGATCATCAAGGCCGTTCTGCTACTGTCTGGCGCGACATTCATGGCGATCATGGTCATGAAACACGTCAACTTCGACTTCAACACCCTGTTCTCCGAGGCAATCAAAGTTCACCCTAAAGGTGAAGCGATCATGAGCCCAGGTGGGCTCGTGAAAGATCCGGTCTCGGCGATTTCGTTGGGCCTGGCGTTGATGTTTGGTACTGCGGGCCTGCCCCATATCCTGATGCGCTTCTTCACCGTAGGCGACGCTAAAGAAGCGCGTAAATCGGTGCTCTACGCAACGGGTTTCATCGGCTACTTCTACATCTTGACCTTCATCATCGGCTTCGGCGCGATCCTGCTGGTCAGTACCAATCCAACCTTTAAAGACGCTGCAGGCGCTCTGTTGGGCGGTAACAACATGGCCGCGATCCACTTGGCCGATGCGGTCGGTGGCAGTCTGTTCCTGGGCTTCATCTCGGCAGTGGCGTTCGCCACCATCCTGGCAGTGGTTGCGGGTCTGACCCTGGCCGGTGCGTCGGCAGTGTCCCATGACCTGTATGCCAGCGTGATCAAAGAAGGCAAGGCCAACGAGAAGGATGAGATTCGAGTTTCGAAGATCACCACTATCGTATTGGCAGTCGTAGCGATTGGCCTGGGTATTCTCTTCGAAAACCAGAACATCGCGTTTATGGTTGGCTTGGCATTCTCCATCGCGGCAAGCTGTAACTTCCCGGTACTGCTGCTCTCCATGTACTGGAAGAACCTGACCACCCGTGGCGCCATGATCGGCGGCTGGATGGGCTTGATTACAGCGGTTGGCCTAATGATCCTCGGCCCTACCATCTGGGTGCAGATCCTGCACCACGCTACGCCGGTCTTCCCGTATGAATACCCGGCGCTGTTCTCTATCGCCATATCTTTCGCCGGTATCTGGTTCTTCTCGGTGACTGATAAATCGAAAGCGGCAGAGGGCGAACGTGCCTTGTTCTTCCCGCAGTTCGTACGTTCCCAGACAGGTCTGGGGGCTACCGGTGCGGTGTCTCACTAA